In one Thermodesulfobium acidiphilum genomic region, the following are encoded:
- the rsmG gene encoding 16S rRNA (guanine(527)-N(7))-methyltransferase RsmG produces MKYLPNFTECLDKISIYSEKLFLYNKRHSLVSFNTVEEFFFKHVYDSLLPTLLCPTFFNAKEFLDIGSGAGIPGLILSICFPESLWVLLEPKYKRVVFLEGLILELGIKNVIVLQERLEDIREIPEKVTSRATFPLKKMISILKDRRNLTLALWLGKSFDSSVLNKLDYETFNYALPEKFGTRKFLLIKL; encoded by the coding sequence ATGAAGTATTTACCAAATTTTACTGAATGTTTAGATAAGATTAGTATATATTCAGAAAAACTCTTTTTATATAATAAAAGACACTCTTTAGTTTCGTTTAATACTGTTGAGGAATTTTTTTTTAAACATGTATATGATTCTTTGTTACCAACTTTGTTATGTCCAACTTTTTTTAATGCAAAAGAATTTCTTGATATTGGTTCTGGTGCAGGAATTCCTGGTTTGATTTTGTCAATCTGTTTTCCTGAAAGTTTATGGGTATTATTGGAGCCAAAATATAAAAGAGTTGTTTTTCTTGAAGGATTAATTTTAGAACTTGGTATAAAAAATGTTATTGTTCTACAAGAAAGACTTGAAGATATAAGAGAAATTCCTGAAAAAGTTACTTCGAGGGCAACCTTTCCTTTAAAAAAAATGATATCAATTTTGAAAGATCGAAGAAATCTTACTTTAGCTTTATGGCTTGGGAAATCTTTTGATAGTTCTGTTTTAAATAAGCTTGATTATGAAACATTTAATTACGCTTTGCCAGAAAAGTTTGGAACAAGAAAATTTTTGTTGATTAAACTTTAA
- the jag gene encoding RNA-binding cell elongation regulator Jag/EloR yields MMIKEIVVSAKSKEEAIKKGLELLGIDEDSKYDFEVLELPKKGLLGIGSREAKIILRYSPTIDELISKVMESLIKEIPNSSFSIDFNLNENVLYVEVKGENLGCLIGRHGLILKSIEFLLNRIAKVNFNNYQVNLDINNYWKDRISFLYELSDKLVKKCIKYKKKVEFLPLPAHERKVIHVYLSKRNDLAVYSVGVGRNRHIVIEPLNNDKKR; encoded by the coding sequence ATGATGATTAAAGAAATAGTCGTTAGTGCTAAAAGTAAAGAAGAGGCTATTAAAAAAGGACTCGAACTACTTGGTATTGATGAGGATTCTAAATATGATTTTGAGGTTTTAGAGCTTCCAAAAAAAGGGCTTTTGGGTATAGGGTCAAGAGAAGCAAAGATAATTTTAAGATATTCACCCACTATTGATGAGTTAATTTCTAAAGTAATGGAGTCTTTAATAAAGGAAATCCCAAATAGCAGCTTTTCTATAGACTTTAATCTTAATGAAAATGTCCTTTATGTCGAAGTAAAGGGTGAAAACTTAGGCTGCCTTATAGGTAGACACGGATTAATTTTAAAATCTATAGAGTTTTTATTAAATAGAATTGCAAAAGTTAATTTTAATAACTATCAGGTTAATCTTGATATTAATAATTATTGGAAAGATAGAATTTCATTTTTATATGAGTTATCCGACAAACTTGTAAAAAAGTGTATTAAATATAAGAAAAAGGTTGAATTTTTGCCACTGCCAGCTCATGAAAGAAAAGTAATTCACGTTTATCTTTCAAAACGTAACGATTTAGCTGTTTATAGTGTTGGTGTAGGTAGAAATAGACATATAGTAATTGAACCGCTAAATAATGACAAAAAAAGATGA